In Fusarium oxysporum f. sp. lycopersici 4287 chromosome 11, whole genome shotgun sequence, the following are encoded in one genomic region:
- a CDS encoding beta-galactosidase, whose translation MGDSIQQEPKGIPLQEDPSRPDYINEAVFRRNTLPTRSYHIPDTSISLNGTWDFSLAGTVLEAPEPGAKDVAYGQIQVPGHWQLQGHGKPWYTNVQYPIPVCPPYVPTENPTGTYRREFHVPTGWAADSQLRLRFDGVDSAYHIWVNGTLIGYAQGSRNPSEFDVSSFVNREGANELFVRVYQWSDATYIEDQDQWWLSGIFRDVYLISFPAARVDDFFLTPHLDTDYKNARLNASVDVSAQKGVIVELIVSELARNGGAVIGSTETSFDGQSKVTLSLYVEDPKKWTAETPYLYSAEITLKSEDKQTVLHKVQQRVGFRTVELKDGLMKVNGKRIRLRGVNRHEHHPLLGRSVPLEFAKRDLLIMKKHNINALRCAHQPHDPRVLDLCDEYGLWVMAEADLECHGFYDAVARPLDIPESMDYGERKKLAFGKAAEFTSNNPKWKDAYLDRIRAVLNRDKNHASVIMWSFGNEAFYGDNHREMFKYATEADPSRLIHYEGDMEAETTHMYSYMYPTVDRLIKYAEEEGVKDGKYEKPIVLCEYGHAMGNGPGWLEDYEQAFRDYPRLQGGFIWEWANHGLWKDDHEGAGYYAYGGDFGDTPNDGTFVMDGLLNSQHEPTPGLTEFKKVIQPVGFSFKDGELKIENWHDFAGLDHLTASYKVEQFGQESTLIHSGSFDIPEIPAGETRSVSLPVDAKRYNKDNEVYLTVTLSLKRSTAWAPAGHEIAWYQQQLQAPQTDAKAALAASNTLTSKLSVTEKGATVSVFGKNFEFVFDRAYGALKSWVSNNVTLLTFDPKTQAAIIPSFWRPKTDNDVPGAVPYWERFGVEQLQSQLRSFSVDASNSDKVVVKSHTFITPPVLFWGWDCEIEYTVYLTGALSVNVTRLSPTGSFPEHVPRIGLNLYGSKTLEHVKWLGRGPGESYPDKKDSQRVGIWNAESVSELQTPYDVPQENGNREDTRWVSLRDSKSPSIGLRATRLDGKNFSFLASHHRDATIHEARHPPDLKEDDAVFIRLDSKVAGVGSGACGPAVREDLMVKTEETTFGFLLEPL comes from the exons GATACTTCAATCTCATTGAACGGAACATGGGACTTTTCTCTCGCTGGCACAGTTCTGGAAGCACCTGAACCAGGCGCAAAAGATGTCGCTTATGGTCAGATCCAAGTCCCTGGTCATTGGCAGCTTCAAGGCCACGGAAAGCCCTGGTACACCAATGTTCAGTATCCAATTCCTGTTTGCCCGCCATATGTTCCTACTGAGAACCCTACGGGAACTTATCGTCGAGAATTTCATGTCCCGACGGGTTGGGCTGCGGATTCTCAGCTAAGATTACGCTttgatggcgttgatagCGCTTATCATATTTGGGTGAACGGTACCCTGATCGGATACGCTCAGGGTTCAAGAAATCCCTCTGAGTTTGACGTTTCGTCGTTTGTCAACCGCGAGGGCGCGAATGAGCTCTTTGTGAGGGTTTATCAGTGGTCTGATGCGACATACATCGAAGATCAGGACCAATGGTGGCTGTCAG GCATCTTCCGAGATGTGTATCTTATTTCCTTCCCAGCGGCCAGAGTCGATGACTTTTTTCTCACGCCACATCTTGACACTGATTACAAGAACGCTCGGCTCAACGCATCCGTCGATGTCTCTGCTCAAAAGGGCGTCATTGTCGAGCTCATAGTCTCTGAGCTTGCAAGGAACGGAGGAGCTGTCATTGGATCTACAGAGACCTCTTTCGATGGACAGTCAAAGGTTACTCTCAGTCTTTATGTCGAGGATCCAAAGAAATGGACAGCAGAGACACCATATCTATATTCAGCAGAGATAACACTCAAGTCTGAAGATAAGCAGACTGTTCTTCACAAAGTCCAGCAACGCGTTGGTTTTAGAACGGTTGAGCTGAAGGATGGCCTAATGAAGGTCAATGGCAAACGCATTCGTCTCCGAGGTGTTAACCGTCACGAACATCACCCTCTTCTCGGCCGCTCTGTACCCCTGGAATTCGCCAAGcgtgatcttctcatcatgaagaagcaCAACATCAACGCTCTGCGCTGCGCACACCAACCTCATGACCCTCGCGTTCTTGATCTCTGTGACGAGTATGGTCTCTGGGTTATGGCGGAGGCTGATCTTGAGTGCCACGGTTTCTACGATGCTGTTGCTCGACCTCTTGACATTCCTGAGTCAATGGACTACGGCGAGCGAAAGAAGCTTGCTTTCGGAAAGGCTGCCGAGTTCACCTCCAACAACCCCAAGTGGAAGGACGCCTACCTTGACCGTATCCGGGCTGTTCTTAACCGTGATAAGAATCACGCCAGTGTTATCATGTGGAGTTTCGGTAACGAGGCTTTCTATGGTGACAACCACAGAGAGATGTTCAAGTATGCTACTGAAGCTGATCCCTCGAGACTCATTCACTATGAGGGAGATATGGAGGCCGAGACGACACATATGTATAGTTATATGTATCCTACAGTTGATCGATTGATCAAGTACGCCGAGGAAGAGGGTGTCAAGGACGGCAAGTACGAGAAGCCCATCGTTCTCTGCGAGTATGGACATGCTATGGGTAACGGACCCGGTTGGTTAGAAGACTACGAGCAAGCTTTCCGCGACTATCCTCGTCTCCAAGGTGGCTTCATCTGGGAGTGGGCAAACCACGGTCTGTGGAAGGATGACCACGAGGGAGCAGGATATTACGCTTACGGCGGTGACTTTGGAGATACACCCAACGACGGGACTTTTGTCATGGATGGTCTTCTGAACAGTCAGCATGAGCCTACCCCTGGTCTGACagagttcaagaaggtcattCAACCTGTTGGTTTCTCTTTCAAGGATGGAGAGCTGAAGATTGAGAACTGGCATGACTTTGCTGGTTTGGACCACTTGACTGCATCTTACAAGGTGGAGCAGTTTGGCCAAGA ATCCACATTGATTCACTCGGGGTCATTCGACATCCCTGAGATTCCAGCTGGTGAGACACGTTCTGTATCTCTTCCAGTCGACGCCAAGCGATACAACAAAGACAACGAGGTCTACCTGACAGTGACACTATCCCTCAAGCGCTCCACAGCTTGGGCGCCTGCTGGTCACGAGATTGCTTGGtatcagcagcagctccaggCTCCTCAGACTGACGCCAAGGCTGCTCTCGCCGCAAGCAACACCCTCACTTCTAAACTGTCGGTGACCGAGAAGGGCGCTACTGTGTCAGTCTTTGGCAAGAACTTCGAGTTCGTCTTTGACCGCGCTTATGGTGCTCTGAAGAGCTGGGTCTCAAACAACGTGACTCTCCTTACCTTCGACCCCAAGACCCAAGCCGCAATCATCCCATCGTTCTGGCGCCCCAAGACCGACAACGACGTCCCTGGAGCCGTTCCCTACTGGGAACgatttggtgttgagcaaCTACAATCTCAACTTCGATCTTTCTCCGTTGATGCCTCCAACTCAGACAAGGTGGTTGTGAAGTCACATACCTTCATCACTCCTCCAGTTCTGTTCTGGGGATGGGATTGTGAAATCGAGTACACAGTGTATCTCACCGGAGCTCTCAGTGTCAACGTCACACGCCTATCACCAACAGGATCGTTCCCTGAGCACGTTCCAAGAATTGGTCTGAATCTCTATGGTAGCAAGACCCTAGAGCATGTCAAGTGGCTCGGCCGCGGACCTGGAGAAAGCTATCCcgacaagaaggattctCAACGCGTTGGGATCTGGAATGCCGAGTCTGTTTCTGAGCTCCAGACCCCTTACGATGTTCCCCAAGAGAATGGTAACAGGGAAGACACGCGATGGGTGTCCCTTCGGGACTCCAAGTCTCCAAGCATTGGACTACGTGCGACACGCTTGGATGGAAAGAATTTCAGCTTCTTGGCATCGCATCACAGGGATGCAACTATTCATGAGGCCAGACATCCTCCTGATTTGAAAGAGGATGATGCGGTGTTTATTAGGCTGGATAGTAAGGTCGCTGGTGTCGGTTCTGGTGCTTGTGGACCCGCTGTTCGTGAAGACCTTATGGTTAAGACTGAGGAGACGACTTTTGGATTCCTGTTGGAGCCGCTATGA